Part of the Bacteriovorax stolpii genome, TCATCTAGTAACGGAAGAGTTAAAGACATCCAAACGACAAAGGCCTTTCCTTTGATATTTTGTTCAGGAACAAAACCCCAAAATCGTGAGTCAGCAGAAAAATCGCGGTTATCTCCCATTACAAAATAATTCCCGGCCGGAACTTTAAACTTAGGAAAGGTATCGACTTGAGTAAGTTTATGCGTTGTCTGAATATTAAATTCACGTTCGCTATCTTTAATTTTAAAGAACTGAACTTTCTCGCCATCAAAACTTCCTGCGAAATCTTTCGTCACATCAGAGCTATCTGGAATCATCGCCATTGGCCTGCCATTAACCAGGACTTCTTTATTAACAATTTCAATCTCATCGCCAGGGAGACCAATAACTCGTTTAATAAAGTTCTTTGAAGTATCCACCGGATATTTGAAAACAATGACATCATCTCTCTTTGGTGGTTCAAATTTTGTCAGGTACACGGGATCTGAAAACGTTTCCGAATAAGGGAGTTTAAATCCGTAGGCAAATTTATTAACAACAATAAAGTCGCCGATATTAAGTGTAGGAATCATAGACCCAGAAGGAATTCTAAAAGGCTCAAAAAAAGTTGAGCGGAAGGCAAAGACGGCCGCAATAATCAGGACGTAAGACCTGATCTCCTTAGCATTTATTTTTTTGCTTAGTTCTTTCATAGAGTCTCCAAAATAATGACTCTACTAGTATTACGCCCGTCCATTGCAAAGATCAATTATTTATTAGAAGACTATTCGCCCGTGCAGTTTAAATCCATAAAGGCTTTAAGTTTTTCGGACTGCAGAAAATAAATCGTCCCTTGCGCATCAAGGATAAAGTCGCCTTTAAAATGCCCAAGCTCTGCTGCTCCATTCTTGATAATAATAGAAGCAGTTGCTTGCGCCTGGCGAACATCTTCTTCCAGCTCGTCAGCAGAAGCAATGTCTGTGGAAAAATACAAATGATCACGGCCACCAACTTCTTCACCTTGATAAGCAAAGTAAACTGAATCTGTATAAATATAACAAGCTGTGTTTGAATTCTGCCTGACAAGTTTAAAGTCCAAAGCATAGGCCTGAGAAAACCCAAAAGCTAGTACACACGATAGAATCTTAGCAATCATAAATCCCCCTTTAGTTGATGGGAGGCTTATAACACCCCCTTTTACATTATAAAAATTAATTATTCTTTCAAAAATAAGTAGTTTTTCTTATTATATAATCCTATGAGTGACCCAAATATCTACCATTTGCGCTATTTCCTCGATGCTGCCAATCTCGGAAGTGTCGCTGCCGCTGCTAAAAAAAATCATGTCAGCCAGTCCGCTGTCAGCCAGGCGATTAGAAAATTAGAAGAATCAATGGACTGCTCACTCATTGGGCATAGTAAAAATCAATTCAAACTAACCAGTGAAGGGCTTGTCGCCCTGGAATCAATTAAACAGATTCTTGATTCCGTCACCAATATGAAAGCTAAGCTTGCAGGGGCCAAAGATGAAGCCGAAGGACCTCTCACTTTTGCCACGCTAAGAAGTTTAGCTCTAGTGCTTCTTCCTGAGGCGATGAGCACTCTACAAAAAAACTATCCCAAAATTCAGCCGGTTCTTAAAATCGGCCACACTAAAAATATTCTGGAACAAGTTATTGCTGGTGAAATTGAAGTTGGTCTGGTTGTCGATAACCGCGCTATTAGCGGTGTTCACAAACACGTATTGCACGAGGGAACCTTCCGTTGTGTCGTCGGCTCTGCTTTTGCTGAAAATATTAAGAATATGGGTTTTCTAGTCACTGAAGAAAAACCAGGCGTTAATGAACTAAAAAGAACTTATAAAGAACGCTATAAAAAATCCCAAGCAAAAATTGCGATGGTTGTTGAAAGCTGGGAAGTTATCGCGCGTTTTGCCAGCGCAGGGCTGGGAATCGGAATGATTCCTGATTTCGTAGCCGCCTCTGTCCCTGATTTAAAACTTATTGAGGTCCATCATGACCTCGCCCAGAAAATCAGGTACAAAATTGTTTTAATTACGAAGAAATCGCTTTCTCCTAATGCGAAAGTCCTGGCTCATGAATTAAACAGAGAAACCGAAAAACTTTTCCATAAATAGAGATTGATAAGAATGCACCCTTTCCCTATTGATACATTAAAAAATGATATTTTAAAGTCACTCGATGAAGTGGATTTCTTAGTTATCAAATCAACTCCCGGATCTGGAAAAACCACGCGTGTCCCGCTCTTTTTGAGCGAAAAATATAAGAAGAAAATTTATATCCTTGAGCCAAGAAAACTGGCAGCAAAACTCGCTTCCCAATTCGTGGCCAAGAATAAAGGTGAACTACCTGGAAAAAGTGTCGGTCACATTTTTAAGTATGAGAAGATGGCCACTGATGAGACTCAAGTGATCTTCCTGACAGAAGGAACATTCCTAAGAATTCTGGCCAGCGATCCGACTCTCGAAGACTGTGACGTTGTCATCCTGGATGAATTCCATGAAAGGCATTACTACACGGACATCGCTTTTAGTTTTCTTCATAAAATCAAAGAAAAAAATAAAAATTTAAAAGTCATAATCATGTCGGCGACAATCAACCTCGCTGAACTCGACAGTGCACTTGTTGGCAGAGTTAAAACACTGGAGCTCAACGAGACCAAACATAAACTCCAGATTGATCACTTACCCAACAATACACTGGTACTCAAGGATCCATTAGAGAGAAAAGTTTACAATGCCCTTTCGGATGTTATTAAGCGCCCTGGCCAC contains:
- a CDS encoding LysR family transcriptional regulator, whose amino-acid sequence is MSDPNIYHLRYFLDAANLGSVAAAAKKNHVSQSAVSQAIRKLEESMDCSLIGHSKNQFKLTSEGLVALESIKQILDSVTNMKAKLAGAKDEAEGPLTFATLRSLALVLLPEAMSTLQKNYPKIQPVLKIGHTKNILEQVIAGEIEVGLVVDNRAISGVHKHVLHEGTFRCVVGSAFAENIKNMGFLVTEEKPGVNELKRTYKERYKKSQAKIAMVVESWEVIARFASAGLGIGMIPDFVAASVPDLKLIEVHHDLAQKIRYKIVLITKKSLSPNAKVLAHELNRETEKLFHK
- the lepB gene encoding signal peptidase I, translating into MKELSKKINAKEIRSYVLIIAAVFAFRSTFFEPFRIPSGSMIPTLNIGDFIVVNKFAYGFKLPYSETFSDPVYLTKFEPPKRDDVIVFKYPVDTSKNFIKRVIGLPGDEIEIVNKEVLVNGRPMAMIPDSSDVTKDFAGSFDGEKVQFFKIKDSEREFNIQTTHKLTQVDTFPKFKVPAGNYFVMGDNRDFSADSRFWGFVPEQNIKGKAFVVWMSLTLPLLDDTFSFTPTRIGKMIR